The following are encoded in a window of Brevibacillus ruminantium genomic DNA:
- a CDS encoding LCP family protein, with product MPDTVGKTRTVRHQKKQPEGRRKFRKWLLFMSVFCLLLVGGTAGAIYWKIDSALDTVTAPQDGFDSLGSEKVDPAYHNDKPLSLVILGSDARPETGSMNTDVMMVAVANPVSKKVTLVSIPRDTRIKIPGYRDYHKINAVYANGEAERRQAERKKQVPTENGISLTKKTLTELLGIPIDHYIAVDFDGFKAVIDELGGVEVNVDRRLVYDDPTDNTHINLNPGVQLLNGEQALGYVRHRHDNRGTKYYSSDFDRNRRQQEVIQALVSKAGSLDGLTKAFNILDVGAKHIHTDLSKEQIKGLAFDFKGLSANSLVTLDNGAYWQSGFTFLPKENLNVIRSTLQSEMGLTSSVVAKLNDSPILAGGEVPVATGNSSSTKKTSAAAASNDSKKSSQDKATNKPETTLDPSGEEAEGAVPPPDIFDPNQQGTPNPSPDMNPQPGMPTPPPDIIQTPPVQDVTPGADGEKSSSQG from the coding sequence ATGCCGGATACAGTCGGAAAAACGCGTACTGTTCGACATCAGAAAAAGCAGCCTGAAGGCCGCCGCAAATTTCGCAAATGGCTGTTGTTCATGTCCGTATTTTGCTTGCTTCTGGTAGGCGGAACAGCAGGAGCGATCTACTGGAAAATTGACAGTGCGCTGGATACTGTCACTGCACCACAGGATGGTTTTGATTCGCTAGGCTCAGAAAAGGTTGACCCTGCTTACCATAATGACAAACCACTCTCGCTGGTGATTCTGGGCAGCGACGCGCGCCCGGAAACGGGTTCCATGAACACCGATGTGATGATGGTGGCTGTTGCCAATCCTGTCTCAAAAAAAGTGACGCTGGTTTCGATCCCCCGCGATACGCGCATAAAAATACCTGGCTACAGGGATTATCACAAGATCAATGCTGTCTACGCCAACGGGGAAGCCGAGCGTCGTCAGGCGGAGAGAAAGAAACAGGTGCCGACGGAAAATGGAATTTCCCTGACCAAAAAGACATTGACGGAGCTTTTGGGCATTCCGATTGATCACTATATCGCCGTCGACTTTGACGGTTTCAAAGCAGTGATTGATGAATTGGGCGGAGTAGAGGTAAACGTTGATCGCAGGTTGGTCTACGACGATCCTACCGACAACACTCATATCAATCTCAATCCAGGTGTACAGCTGCTGAACGGCGAACAAGCTCTCGGCTATGTCCGCCATCGACACGACAATCGCGGCACCAAGTACTATTCCAGTGACTTTGACCGCAACCGTCGCCAACAGGAAGTAATACAAGCCCTCGTTAGCAAGGCAGGTTCACTTGACGGACTGACGAAGGCATTCAACATCTTGGATGTGGGCGCGAAGCATATACATACCGATTTGTCCAAAGAACAGATCAAAGGACTCGCATTTGACTTTAAAGGATTGTCTGCCAACTCCCTGGTGACGCTGGATAACGGAGCATACTGGCAAAGCGGCTTTACTTTCTTGCCAAAAGAGAATCTGAATGTGATTCGCTCTACGCTCCAGTCTGAAATGGGACTCACCAGCAGCGTTGTGGCCAAGCTGAATGACTCGCCAATTCTCGCAGGCGGCGAAGTCCCAGTCGCCACAGGCAATTCGAGCAGTACGAAGAAAACCAGTGCGGCAGCCGCATCCAACGACTCGAAGAAATCGAGCCAGGACAAGGCAACGAACAAGCCCGAAACAACGCTGGACCCCTCTGGGGAAGAGGCTGAGGGTGCAGTTCCCCCGCCTGATATCTTCGATCCCAACCAACAAGGGACACCCAATCCGTCTCCAGACATGAACCCGCAGCCAGGTATGCCAACCCCGCCGCCGGATATCATCCAAACACCTCCTGTTCAGGATGTGACGCCAGGTGCGGATGGTGAAAAAAGCAGTTCACAAGGCTAA
- a CDS encoding MFS transporter produces the protein MSVQTSSVTARPGISAAPTVYRMLFAISLAHLLNDSIQAVIPALLPILEKNLALTYTQVGIILLVVNLTSSVLQPVVGYVSDRKSQPFMPPFALLISGVGMLALAFADQYYIVLLAVACVGIGSAVFHPEASRVAYHASGPRRGLGQSIFQVGGNAGQALAPLMTILIFKPLGQPGAMWFLVTATAASTVLLYVAFWYRGQQRTKKAVQEAAAYNFKQKRLLAIWLLVLIVSVRSWMNAGYQSFYQFFLMDVRSMEYANAQLCVFVFLLAGAIGTFLGGPLADRFGKRNLLVLSTLGSLPLTVLTPYVTGIWTYPLLFASGFIMLSSFSVAVVFAQELLPGRVGMVSGLIIGLAFGMGGMGALVLGYLADLQSISFVISLCSFMPLIGALGLLLPKDQEVNSWNQHVNA, from the coding sequence ATGAGCGTCCAAACCAGCAGTGTAACTGCCCGACCCGGGATAAGCGCCGCTCCGACCGTTTACCGTATGCTGTTTGCCATCAGCCTTGCACACCTATTGAATGACAGCATACAAGCGGTCATTCCCGCCCTTTTGCCGATCTTGGAAAAAAACCTTGCGCTGACCTACACGCAGGTTGGCATTATTCTTCTGGTTGTCAATCTGACCTCTTCTGTGCTGCAACCAGTCGTCGGCTATGTATCGGATCGCAAGTCTCAACCTTTTATGCCTCCCTTTGCCCTGTTGATTTCAGGAGTAGGCATGCTGGCCCTGGCCTTTGCTGATCAGTACTACATCGTTTTGCTGGCAGTGGCTTGCGTCGGGATCGGATCGGCTGTTTTCCATCCGGAAGCATCACGTGTGGCTTACCATGCTTCGGGACCACGGCGCGGGCTGGGTCAGTCCATCTTTCAGGTCGGTGGCAATGCTGGGCAGGCCTTGGCCCCACTGATGACGATCCTCATCTTTAAGCCTCTGGGCCAACCCGGAGCAATGTGGTTTCTCGTCACGGCTACCGCAGCCAGCACGGTCCTGCTCTACGTCGCCTTTTGGTATCGCGGGCAGCAGCGGACCAAGAAAGCTGTTCAAGAAGCAGCCGCGTACAATTTTAAACAGAAGCGTCTGCTTGCGATTTGGCTTCTGGTGCTGATCGTAAGTGTGCGTTCTTGGATGAATGCCGGTTACCAGAGCTTTTACCAATTTTTCCTGATGGATGTCAGGAGCATGGAATACGCCAACGCCCAGCTTTGTGTGTTTGTCTTCCTGCTTGCCGGAGCAATCGGAACCTTCCTCGGAGGGCCCCTGGCAGACCGCTTTGGCAAGCGGAATCTGCTTGTTTTGTCGACACTCGGCTCGTTGCCGCTTACGGTGCTGACACCGTATGTGACCGGCATCTGGACGTATCCGCTCCTGTTTGCAAGTGGATTCATCATGTTGTCCAGCTTCTCTGTGGCTGTCGTCTTCGCACAAGAACTGCTTCCCGGACGTGTCGGCATGGTGTCCGGCTTGATTATCGGGCTTGCCTTCGGGATGGGCGGCATGGGTGCGCTGGTTCTGGGCTATCTGGCCGACTTGCAAAGCATCTCCTTTGTCATCAGTCTCTGCTCGTTTATGCCCCTGATCGGTGCCCTGGGCCTTCTTCTCCCCAAAGATCAAGAGGTAAACAGTTGGAACCAACATGTAAATGCCTGA
- a CDS encoding FAD-dependent oxidoreductase, whose protein sequence is MEPIQIGSLALANRIIMGSMHVGLERLEGGVHRLASFYAERAKGKVGLIVTGGVAVSPEGGMGEDYCNAYADEHIERLRPLPQAVHAAGGRIAMQLFHAGRYAYKESTGLEPVAPSALQAPINRTRPREMNPEEIERTIQAFADAALRARQAGFDGVEIMGSEGYLINQFLSPVTNHRTDEWGGDFERRARFGVEVTKRVREAVGSDFPVIFRMSGLDLVPESTTMEETIRFARMIQEAGADALNVGIGWHESKVPTIAMMVPRGAYVWVAKQVKDAVSIPVIASNRINDVRHADAIIRDQSADLVSMARPLLADAEIVKKSIEGRYEDVNTCIACNQACLDHIFSGETASCLVNPAVGREEEWRLTPAPVKKKVAVIGGGPAGMEAARVLAERGHQVVLLEKQPRLGGQLNYAVQVPGKLEFSETLRYYRTQLSKLGVEIRLGTEASAEEIIDEGFEEVVLATGVTPRMPELPGLHLPHVVHYQQIFEKEVSVGNRVVIVGAGGIACDLSHLLVENTQLSAEAAKYLLEYRILDSRELQQVQSTKRRVFMLRRGKHVGTGLGKTTRWATLANLKRHGVEMLTEVEYREITADGVRIVHAGEERLLPADTVVIAAGSTPNNRLYEALQGKLPVHLIGGAREAGELDAKRAIYEGASVGRSI, encoded by the coding sequence ATGGAGCCGATTCAAATAGGGTCGTTAGCCTTGGCGAATCGAATCATCATGGGGTCAATGCACGTTGGTCTTGAAAGGCTGGAGGGAGGCGTACACCGGCTTGCTTCGTTTTATGCAGAACGGGCGAAAGGAAAGGTCGGATTGATTGTGACAGGGGGAGTAGCAGTCTCCCCAGAGGGCGGCATGGGCGAGGATTATTGCAATGCCTATGCCGATGAGCATATTGAAAGGCTGCGGCCTCTCCCGCAAGCTGTTCACGCTGCTGGAGGCAGGATTGCCATGCAGTTGTTTCACGCTGGCCGCTATGCGTACAAAGAATCGACTGGTTTAGAGCCGGTTGCCCCTTCTGCGCTGCAGGCACCGATCAACCGGACTCGGCCACGTGAGATGAATCCAGAAGAGATCGAACGGACAATCCAGGCGTTTGCCGACGCTGCCCTACGTGCCCGTCAGGCAGGTTTTGACGGCGTGGAGATTATGGGCTCGGAAGGGTATTTGATCAACCAATTCCTATCTCCGGTTACCAATCATCGCACAGATGAGTGGGGCGGGGATTTTGAGCGAAGAGCACGCTTTGGCGTTGAGGTAACCAAGCGGGTTCGCGAAGCTGTGGGGAGCGATTTTCCCGTCATCTTTCGCATGTCTGGCCTCGATCTGGTGCCCGAGAGCACTACTATGGAAGAAACCATTCGTTTTGCCCGCATGATTCAGGAGGCAGGCGCGGATGCACTCAACGTAGGGATCGGTTGGCACGAGTCCAAAGTTCCGACGATTGCCATGATGGTGCCGCGCGGGGCTTACGTGTGGGTAGCCAAACAAGTCAAGGACGCCGTCTCTATACCGGTCATCGCCAGCAACCGGATCAATGATGTCCGTCACGCTGATGCCATCATACGCGATCAAAGCGCTGATCTGGTCTCCATGGCCAGGCCGCTTCTTGCGGATGCGGAGATCGTCAAGAAGAGCATCGAAGGAAGATACGAGGATGTAAACACATGTATCGCGTGCAATCAGGCTTGCCTGGACCATATCTTTTCCGGCGAGACGGCATCTTGTCTGGTCAATCCGGCTGTCGGCAGGGAAGAAGAGTGGCGGCTGACACCTGCGCCAGTGAAGAAAAAAGTCGCTGTCATCGGGGGCGGACCAGCAGGCATGGAAGCGGCTCGGGTCCTGGCCGAACGCGGACATCAGGTGGTCCTTTTGGAAAAGCAGCCGAGGCTTGGCGGTCAGCTCAATTATGCCGTACAGGTTCCAGGAAAGCTGGAATTTTCCGAAACATTGCGGTATTATCGAACACAGCTAAGCAAACTGGGCGTAGAGATCAGGCTGGGGACGGAAGCGTCAGCCGAAGAAATCATCGACGAAGGCTTCGAGGAAGTCGTGCTGGCCACCGGAGTGACTCCACGCATGCCTGAGCTTCCCGGACTTCATCTGCCTCATGTTGTCCATTACCAACAAATCTTTGAAAAAGAAGTGAGTGTAGGCAATCGTGTCGTGATTGTCGGAGCAGGGGGCATCGCCTGTGATTTGTCGCATCTGCTGGTTGAGAATACTCAGCTTTCCGCAGAGGCTGCCAAATATCTGCTGGAATACCGGATTCTGGACTCGCGTGAGCTTCAGCAAGTGCAGTCGACAAAAAGACGCGTCTTTATGCTGAGAAGGGGAAAGCATGTGGGAACAGGATTAGGGAAGACCACGAGATGGGCGACTCTGGCCAATTTAAAACGACATGGAGTGGAAATGTTGACGGAAGTAGAGTATCGTGAAATTACAGCCGATGGCGTTCGGATCGTCCATGCGGGAGAGGAACGTCTGCTGCCTGCGGATACAGTCGTGATCGCAGCCGGGAGCACGCCCAATAACCGTTTGTACGAAGCGCTTCAGGGCAAGCTGCCTGTTCACTTGATCGGCGGCGCCAGAGAAGCGGGAGAGCTGGATGCCAAGCGAGCGATTTACGAAGGAGCCTCGGTGGGAAGGAGTATTTGA
- a CDS encoding YtnP family quorum-quenching lactonase produces the protein MKLTERKLGDFTLTWLRGGLTQLDGGAMFGVVPKPLWSKRYPNNEMNQIPLRADPILLQAGGKRILIESGMGNDRLTEKQKRNFGLVEESQVLLSLQTLGLTPEDIDIVLMTHMHYDHANGLVANRDGKLSSVFSRAVIYVQELEWAEMREPNIRSRNTYWEENWRPIENQVQTFGSELQVLPGISMHHTGGHSQGHAIVRMESGGELALHMADLMPTHAHQNSLWVLAYDDYPMDSIFGKEKWVKQGIKDGALFTFYHDAVYRAVKWNEQNELIEAINVE, from the coding sequence ATGAAACTGACAGAACGAAAGCTAGGAGATTTTACTCTGACGTGGCTGCGCGGCGGTTTGACCCAGTTGGATGGAGGAGCGATGTTTGGAGTGGTCCCCAAGCCGCTCTGGAGCAAACGTTACCCCAATAACGAGATGAATCAGATTCCACTTCGAGCTGATCCGATTCTTTTGCAGGCGGGTGGCAAGCGGATCTTGATCGAGTCTGGCATGGGCAACGATCGGCTGACCGAAAAACAGAAGCGAAATTTCGGTTTGGTAGAAGAATCCCAGGTGCTTTTGTCTCTGCAAACGCTGGGATTGACCCCGGAGGATATTGATATCGTTCTGATGACCCATATGCATTATGACCATGCCAATGGACTCGTCGCAAACCGCGATGGAAAATTGTCTTCGGTATTTTCCCGTGCTGTCATTTACGTACAAGAGCTGGAGTGGGCGGAAATGAGAGAGCCAAACATCCGCTCACGCAATACCTACTGGGAGGAAAACTGGCGCCCGATTGAGAACCAGGTACAAACATTTGGCAGTGAGCTGCAGGTATTGCCCGGTATTTCGATGCATCATACGGGCGGCCATAGCCAGGGACATGCTATCGTACGGATGGAAAGCGGCGGAGAGCTGGCCCTGCATATGGCAGATCTGATGCCTACGCATGCCCATCAGAATTCTCTCTGGGTTCTCGCTTACGATGACTATCCCATGGACTCGATTTTTGGCAAGGAAAAATGGGTCAAGCAGGGGATTAAAGACGGTGCACTGTTTACGTTTTACCATGATGCCGTCTACCGTGCAGTCAAATGGAATGAACAAAACGAGCTGATTGAAGCAATCAACGTAGAATAG
- a CDS encoding ABC transporter ATP-binding protein: MVLSVKGLRKQIGGKEIIRDITFDVFAGEVFGFLGPNGAGKTTTIRMLVGLAAADAGEIRICDIPLRERFPEAISQVGCIVENPEMYKFMTGRENLVHFARMSGNISSERIEEIVRFVDLQRAIDDKVKTYSLGMRQRLGIAQALLHRPKLLILDEPTNGLDPAGIRELRQFIRKLAVEEGLAVFISSHLLSEIEMMCDRVAIINRGEVISVGLVKELMAQFADQVEWTFPEESVESAARLLRSLPYVEEVRVYPAGRVKCKMDTGKISEANRALVQRGIAVAGIATKTVTLEDLFLSLTADGGEL, translated from the coding sequence ATGGTCCTGTCTGTAAAGGGATTGCGCAAGCAGATTGGCGGCAAAGAAATTATTCGAGATATCACATTTGACGTGTTTGCTGGTGAAGTATTTGGCTTTCTTGGCCCGAACGGTGCCGGGAAAACGACGACGATTCGCATGCTGGTCGGCCTGGCAGCGGCTGATGCCGGAGAGATTCGAATTTGTGACATTCCTTTGCGCGAGCGGTTTCCTGAGGCGATCTCTCAGGTAGGATGCATTGTCGAGAATCCGGAGATGTACAAATTCATGACGGGACGGGAAAATCTCGTCCATTTCGCCAGAATGAGCGGCAACATCTCGTCAGAGCGGATTGAAGAGATCGTCCGCTTTGTCGATTTGCAAAGAGCGATAGATGACAAGGTAAAAACGTATTCCCTGGGAATGAGGCAACGGCTGGGAATCGCCCAGGCGCTGCTGCACCGTCCCAAGCTACTGATTTTGGACGAACCGACGAACGGACTCGATCCGGCAGGGATTCGCGAGCTGCGTCAGTTTATTCGCAAGCTGGCAGTAGAGGAAGGGCTGGCTGTATTCATTTCCAGTCATCTGCTGAGCGAGATTGAGATGATGTGTGACCGGGTAGCGATTATTAACAGGGGCGAGGTTATTTCCGTTGGGCTTGTCAAAGAATTGATGGCGCAATTTGCGGATCAGGTGGAGTGGACCTTTCCGGAGGAATCCGTCGAGTCCGCTGCCCGCCTGCTCCGTTCACTTCCCTATGTGGAGGAAGTCCGTGTGTATCCCGCTGGCAGGGTGAAATGCAAGATGGATACGGGAAAAATCAGCGAGGCCAACCGAGCCTTGGTCCAGCGGGGAATCGCCGTAGCAGGCATCGCTACAAAAACAGTGACATTGGAGGATTTATTTCTCTCGCTGACTGCAGATGGAGGTGAGCTTTGA
- a CDS encoding MDR family MFS transporter gives MDRVREFFREFHPIVWSLIVGTVFVRAASSMSMPFLFLFLSNQTDMDLGTIGLTIGAGALAGTVGGFFGGTLSDKFGRRRVMLGALYIWMFVFVGFALGKSPVLFLLLNILGGLCRSFYEPVSQALMADVTPPEKRFRVFGLRYTAINVGVAAGPIIGALLALSSAALPFLVTALIYLLYVISLQIMLNVFGIKKIEGQKKEAVSFQRAFEVIVRDKAFRLYMVGGVLGAIGYSQMSSTLAKYAEMSVVDGTKLFAILMSVNAVIVILMQMPLMRWSEKRTPLASIAVGNVMYALGDLGYAFAGTWIMFIIAMIVFTFGEILTFTASDVLIDRMAPENMRGTYYGAKSFSNLGQFIGPWVGGIFLATYGGPALFYTVAACSMVSTAFQWAGQRAYQKETGKSINVARGQA, from the coding sequence ATGGATAGGGTCAGGGAGTTTTTTCGGGAGTTCCATCCGATTGTCTGGTCATTGATCGTAGGAACCGTATTTGTAAGGGCGGCAAGCTCGATGAGTATGCCATTTTTGTTTCTGTTTTTGTCCAACCAGACAGATATGGATCTCGGGACAATCGGATTGACGATCGGGGCAGGAGCTTTGGCAGGTACGGTCGGAGGTTTTTTCGGAGGGACACTGTCAGATAAATTTGGCAGACGGCGCGTGATGCTGGGGGCGCTGTACATCTGGATGTTTGTCTTTGTCGGATTTGCTCTGGGAAAAAGTCCCGTGCTGTTTTTGCTGCTCAATATCCTCGGCGGATTGTGCCGTTCCTTTTATGAGCCGGTTTCCCAAGCGCTCATGGCGGACGTGACGCCACCGGAAAAACGCTTCCGGGTCTTCGGCCTCAGGTACACGGCCATCAATGTGGGGGTTGCTGCCGGACCCATTATCGGAGCCCTGCTGGCCCTGAGCTCGGCAGCATTGCCCTTTTTGGTAACAGCCCTGATTTATCTGCTGTATGTAATCAGCTTGCAGATCATGCTGAATGTCTTCGGTATCAAAAAAATCGAGGGGCAGAAGAAAGAGGCGGTCAGTTTTCAGCGAGCTTTTGAGGTCATCGTACGGGACAAGGCCTTTCGCTTGTACATGGTGGGAGGGGTACTGGGAGCGATCGGGTACTCCCAGATGTCCTCGACGCTGGCAAAATATGCGGAGATGTCTGTCGTGGACGGGACCAAGCTGTTTGCCATTTTGATGAGCGTAAACGCCGTGATCGTCATCCTGATGCAGATGCCGCTCATGCGCTGGTCGGAAAAAAGGACGCCGCTCGCCAGTATTGCCGTGGGCAACGTCATGTACGCGCTGGGGGATCTGGGCTACGCATTTGCCGGGACGTGGATTATGTTTATTATCGCGATGATCGTCTTTACGTTTGGGGAAATTCTCACCTTTACCGCCTCGGATGTACTGATTGACCGAATGGCACCGGAGAATATGCGGGGGACGTATTACGGAGCCAAGAGCTTCAGCAATCTCGGACAGTTTATCGGGCCGTGGGTAGGCGGCATTTTCCTCGCCACCTACGGAGGCCCCGCTCTCTTCTACACCGTAGCCGCCTGTTCGATGGTCAGCACGGCTTTCCAATGGGCAGGTCAGCGCGCCTACCAAAAAGAGACGGGAAAATCGATCAATGTGGCCAGGGGGCAGGCGTAG
- a CDS encoding SEC-C metal-binding domain-containing protein, with protein sequence MSVGRNELCPCGSGKKYKKCCGVVTPITELRSRHEQKLQKEYVSWIERLNHFVSGQISSETVEELRERFAQEVGLTEDEVKNPEWTAHFFNWLVLDVKTGSDTPLESYLKQHGRRMEQDLRRAFSRLHLNVYEIVQVERDVLTVQHPVSSEIRYVIRTNNLQVQPGQMIVGRLLTLGLRDQLFTGSIILQPHVKDAITQWLQAHPQFAEAPEDSSKRNYTTDLYRFIVQFGKADTPRRVDSLLRRVYHVPDMARLRRSIESNRMLELKKREGTREVWVYAPRKEEHLFPTLKDALLELYEVQAEVLVLENTVWVEGYEPEQEEVAELLQLPGEAQEEAISVLSSTGAKLTKGTLFITSQPTLPPKVLQWAVQTYFTEKWLLTPNEQLDELAPILVAASDHAGLLEKLRSLLEQLEQDSKLGQGVARFIRVEVLKSRLAVAKTDMYVTNLLSRPLIEGLPESVYTVQPELLAEINRFVQEVTEGKSEVTVKKYDEVMNNFRSFVRSAFGPGFTWEQLRAEDVAYFLVHDIYTRVDASTKTLATNLLSVLTAFFKWLDKQQGTSLTSRIQPLLAELKDTLPEAYRCRTLLEKEAHQCLFSGDQPLQSVAELTLVLDEQTAQGWYVKNGKGEKFLLKLPQGEASLLAPDWLISALLAQASDGTWSLLGTPELYPPVIGQFMGLAQRMPV encoded by the coding sequence ATGTCTGTAGGAAGAAACGAACTATGTCCCTGCGGTAGCGGGAAGAAATACAAAAAATGCTGTGGTGTCGTCACACCCATCACGGAACTTCGCAGCCGCCACGAACAGAAGCTTCAAAAAGAATATGTAAGCTGGATCGAAAGACTCAACCACTTTGTCAGCGGTCAAATCAGCAGCGAAACGGTCGAAGAACTCCGGGAACGCTTTGCCCAGGAGGTAGGCCTGACGGAAGACGAGGTCAAGAATCCGGAATGGACGGCCCATTTCTTCAACTGGCTTGTGCTCGATGTCAAAACAGGCAGCGACACGCCGCTGGAAAGCTATCTCAAGCAGCATGGCCGCCGAATGGAACAGGATCTGCGCCGCGCGTTTTCCAGGCTGCATCTCAATGTGTATGAAATCGTTCAAGTGGAACGTGACGTATTGACAGTCCAGCACCCTGTCAGCAGTGAAATCCGCTATGTGATTCGCACGAATAACCTGCAGGTCCAGCCAGGACAAATGATCGTCGGACGCTTGCTTACCCTGGGCTTGCGTGATCAATTATTTACGGGAAGCATCATTCTGCAGCCGCATGTCAAGGATGCGATCACGCAATGGCTGCAGGCACATCCGCAGTTCGCGGAGGCGCCCGAAGACAGCAGCAAACGGAATTATACGACTGATCTGTACCGTTTCATCGTCCAGTTTGGCAAAGCAGATACGCCGCGCAGAGTGGACAGCCTGCTCCGACGTGTGTACCATGTGCCAGATATGGCCAGGCTGCGCCGGAGCATCGAATCGAACCGCATGCTGGAACTGAAGAAGCGCGAGGGCACCCGCGAGGTTTGGGTCTACGCTCCTCGTAAGGAAGAGCATCTTTTTCCCACACTGAAGGACGCCTTGCTGGAGCTGTATGAGGTGCAGGCGGAAGTGCTGGTTCTGGAAAACACGGTCTGGGTAGAGGGATACGAGCCAGAGCAGGAGGAAGTGGCAGAGCTCTTGCAACTGCCTGGTGAGGCTCAGGAGGAAGCGATCTCCGTGCTTTCATCCACGGGAGCCAAGTTGACCAAAGGCACACTTTTTATTACCAGTCAGCCGACGCTGCCGCCAAAGGTGCTGCAATGGGCAGTGCAAACCTATTTCACGGAGAAATGGCTGTTGACGCCCAATGAACAATTGGACGAGCTGGCGCCGATTTTGGTGGCAGCATCGGATCATGCCGGCTTGTTGGAGAAGCTTCGGAGTCTGCTCGAACAGCTGGAACAGGACAGCAAGCTTGGACAGGGAGTCGCGCGGTTTATCCGGGTAGAAGTGTTGAAATCACGGCTGGCTGTGGCGAAAACGGATATGTACGTGACCAATCTTTTGTCTCGGCCGCTGATCGAGGGTCTGCCCGAAAGCGTGTATACCGTGCAGCCAGAGCTGCTTGCAGAGATCAACCGCTTCGTACAAGAAGTGACCGAAGGTAAATCGGAGGTCACGGTGAAGAAGTACGACGAGGTCATGAATAATTTCCGTTCCTTTGTGAGGAGTGCCTTTGGCCCCGGATTTACTTGGGAACAACTGCGTGCAGAGGATGTGGCTTATTTCCTGGTCCATGATATCTACACACGCGTAGACGCCTCGACAAAAACGCTGGCGACCAACCTGCTGTCGGTCTTGACTGCGTTTTTCAAATGGCTGGACAAGCAGCAGGGCACCTCTCTGACCAGTCGCATACAGCCTCTGCTGGCCGAGCTGAAGGATACGTTGCCTGAAGCGTACCGCTGTCGTACCCTGCTGGAGAAAGAAGCGCATCAGTGCTTGTTCAGCGGCGATCAGCCTCTGCAGTCTGTAGCTGAGCTGACATTGGTGCTGGATGAACAAACTGCCCAGGGCTGGTACGTGAAAAACGGCAAGGGTGAAAAATTCCTTCTGAAGCTTCCGCAAGGGGAAGCAAGCCTGTTGGCACCTGATTGGCTCATTTCCGCTCTCTTGGCCCAAGCATCGGATGGCACGTGGAGCTTGCTGGGTACACCGGAGCTTTATCCTCCGGTGATCGGCCAGTTCATGGGCCTCGCTCAACGGATGCCGGTGTAA
- a CDS encoding GDSL-type esterase/lipase family protein yields the protein MRSSGKWLWRLVGLISLASFILLASGFVFALDPRQLAAEDTHRPVESKKPSDRAPAEGIQQIVALGDSLTRGVGDTSGLGYIGRVRQALEKKTGHTITLSNLAINGQESPSLVLQVSQEQVKRQLAASDLIFITIGGNDLFKQSGELVDIDVKKLTEAAERLTVNFEEIVKQIRSVNSQAIIIYASLYNPFGDTEAASDTIQPVLDWNSAASTIAARYPNVIVVPTYDLFVKKEQTYLYTDHFHPNTDGYARMAERILQALE from the coding sequence ATGCGAAGCTCGGGAAAATGGTTATGGCGTCTGGTTGGACTCATCTCTCTGGCATCATTCATCCTGCTTGCGTCTGGCTTTGTCTTTGCGCTTGACCCCCGGCAATTAGCCGCAGAAGACACGCATCGTCCCGTCGAGTCGAAAAAGCCATCTGACCGTGCCCCGGCGGAGGGCATCCAGCAGATCGTCGCTCTCGGTGACTCGCTGACCCGTGGAGTCGGCGACACCAGCGGACTTGGCTACATTGGCAGAGTCAGACAAGCTCTGGAAAAGAAGACAGGCCATACGATTACGCTTAGCAATCTGGCGATCAATGGACAAGAGTCCCCCTCTCTGGTTTTACAAGTCTCCCAGGAGCAGGTAAAAAGACAACTGGCCGCCTCGGATCTGATCTTCATCACGATTGGCGGAAACGACCTGTTTAAACAGTCAGGCGAATTGGTAGACATTGACGTAAAAAAATTGACGGAAGCCGCTGAGCGGCTCACAGTCAATTTTGAAGAGATAGTAAAGCAAATTCGGAGTGTAAATTCGCAGGCGATAATTATCTACGCATCCCTGTACAATCCATTTGGCGATACGGAGGCGGCATCGGACACGATACAACCCGTATTGGACTGGAACAGCGCAGCTTCCACCATCGCGGCCCGTTATCCCAACGTCATTGTCGTGCCGACCTATGATCTGTTTGTAAAGAAAGAACAAACCTACCTGTATACGGATCATTTTCATCCAAACACAGACGGCTACGCCCGGATGGCGGAACGGATTCTTCAAGCGTTGGAATAA